The segment CGCGGTCGTCTTCGACGATCAGGATCCGCGCCATGCCTCAGTATGGCGCAAGGGGTTCACGAAACCCTCCCGTCAGGCCCCGGCCCAGAAGGTGCGCAGCCGCTCGACGAAGCGGTCGGGGTCGACAAGGTGGGGGTAGTGGCCGTAGTCGGGCCAGACCTCGACGGCCGCGCCGGGAATGCGCGCCGCCAGCCAGTCCACGTAGTCCGGCCCCGGGTCGATGCCGTGGAGCGCCAGGTAGGGCGTCCGGTACCCCTCGAGCAGCTCGTTCACCAGCACCGCCAAATCGTCCTCCGAAAGGACCCAGACGTCGTGCCAGATGCCCAGCACGGCCTCCTGGAGCGGTCGGCGCAGCGCCTGCAGGCGGGTGCGCTCGGCGGGGTCCAGGCGCTCGCCCTCGAGCTGGCCCATCAGCTGCTCCATCACCGGCCCGAAGGTAGCGGGGTCTTCCAGCGGCGCCCGCAGGGGCTCGAGCATGGCCTTGAACCCCGCGAGCGCCAGCGGTTGGTCCACGTTCGCCACCGAACGCACCGGGTAGGCGTTGCCGAGCGCCGTAGCGACCAGGCCCCCCAGCGAGTGTCCCACCACGTCGGGGCGGGCGACGCCTGCGGCCTCGATGACCGCGATCGCGTCGGCGACCATCGCCGCCAGCCCGTAGCCGTCCGCGCGCTCCGAGGCCCCGTGGCCGCGCAGGTCGAGCCGCACCACGGTGCGCTCCCCGGCCAGCCGCCGCGCCACCGGATCCCAGGCCCGCAGGTTTTCGGTGATCCCGTGCACCAGGACGACCGGCGGCCCCGAGCCTTCGGCGGTCCAGGCGATACGGGTGCCGTCCGCACTCGTCGCGTGGTTCATCTTTCCCTCCTTGCTTTTTCATCATACTACGGCTTTATATCCCTGCCGTTAGGGGTGGATTCAGCTAGAATGGGGGCGTGGCTCGAGACGACGACGCTGTCTGCACCACGTTGACGCTGCACCCCGAGGCGCTCGAGCGCGCGCGGGCCGCCCTTCCCGACGCCGACACGATCGCACGGGCCTCGGTGCTGCTCAAGGCCCTGGCCGACCCCACGCGGATGCGCATCCTGCTGGCCATGAAGCAGGGGGAGCTGTGCGTCTGCGACCTCTCGCACCTGCTGGGCATGAGCCAGAGCGCGATCAGCCACCAGCTGCGGGTGCTCCGCGACACCCGGCTGGTGAGCTGGCGGCGCGAGGGGCGCCAGGTCTTCTACCAGCTCGCCGACCAGCACGTCGAGGAGATCCTGGAAGACGCGCTCGAGCACGCTAGAGAGTAGCGGCACGCCAGCACGCTTTGCATTATGTTTTGGCGTATACGTAATACTTGACCAACTGCTCATATTTACATAAGATGGAGCCATGAGTGCTGACGTTCGTGAACTCACCTTCGACGTCGAGGGTCTGGACTGCGCCGACTGCGCGGTGAAAATCGAAAAGGCCGTACGCGAGCTGCCGGGCGCCAAGGAGGTGTCCGTGGCCTACGGCAGCGGAAAGCTCTTCGTCAAGCTCGATGCCGAGGCGGCGCCCGAAGCGGTTGCCAAAGTAGTGGAACCCCTGGGCTACCGGGTCCGCCCCGAGGGCGAGCCCCCCGGCGAAGCGCCCTGGTGGCGGAACCCCAAGGTGAAGATGTTGGGCGTAAGCGCGGGCTTCATCGTGCTGGCGCTGCTGACCCAGCTGATCTGGCCCGCCGCCGCCCGCTGGGTCTGGAGCGCGGGCGCGCTGGTCAGCGTCGCCCCGCTGGCCCGCAAGGCCTGGGCGGTGTTGCGCGCCGGCAACGGTCTCGACATCAACGCCCTGGTCTCCATCGCTGTCGTGGGCGCGATCCTCATCGACGCCGCCCCCGAGGCGCTCGTCGTCGTCTTCCTCTTCCTCATCGGCGAGGTGCTCGAGGGCCACGCGGCCGCGCGCGCCCGCGGCACCCTGCGGGAGCTGGCCAAGCTAGCCCCCACCAAGGCGCGGCGGCTCGAGGCCGACGGGAGCGTCCGCGAGGTGCCGGTCGAGCTCCTCGCGGTGGGCGAGCGGGTCCAGGTGCCCGCCGGGGAACGCATCCCCGCCGACGCCGTGGTCGAGGAGGGCACGGGAGCGGTGGACGAGTCGATGCTCACCGGCGAGTCCGCACCGGTGCCCAAGCAGGCGGGCGACCCCATCTACGCGGGCACCGTACTGCTCGAGGGGCAGCTGGTGGCGCGGGTGACCGCGCCTGCCGAGGACAGCGCGCTGGCGCAGATCCAGAAGCTGGTCGAGCGCGCCGACGCGATGAAGAGCCCCACGACGCGCGTCATCGACCGCTTCGCCCGCTACTACACCCCGCTCGTCGTCGTCGCCGCGGCGCTGGCGGCGACGGTGCCGCCGCTCCTCTTCGCCCAGCCCTGGGAGGTCTGGATCTACCGGGGGCTCGCCCTCTTGCTGATCGGCTGCCCCTGCGCGCTGGTGCTCTCGGCCCCCGCCGCCGTCACCTCGGCGCTGGCCCGTTCGGGGCGGATGGGGGTGCTGGTCAAGGGCGGCGACGTGCTCGAGACCGCCGGCCGCCTCGCCAGCCTGGCCTTCGACAAGACGGGCACCCTCACCGAGGGGCGTCCGCGGCTGGTGCGCGTCTGGGGGGCGGACGAGCGCGAGATCCTGCCGCTGGTGGCGGCGCTCGAGCGCTCCAGCGCGCACCCGATCGCCGAGGCGGTGCTGGCGCGCGCCGAGGAACTGGAGCTCGAGGTGCCTGAAGCCGAAGACCTGGACGCCCTGCCCGGCGCCTGGGTGAAGGGCCGGGTCGGGGACCGCGAGGTCTGGGTAGGCAGCCCCGCCGCCGCCGGCGGCCTGCCCGAGGGCACCCGCGAAAACGGCGAGACCGCGAGCGTGGTCAAGCTGGACGGCCGGACGGTGGCCGTGCTTTTCTTCGAGGACGCCCCCCGGCCCGAAGCGGCCGAGGCGCTCGAGCGGGTGCGGGCCCTGGGCATCGAGACCGTCATCCTCTCCGGCGACCGCGAGCCGGCGGTGCGCCGCCTCGCCGAACAGCTGGGCGGCGTCGCCTACCGGGCCGAGCTGCGGCCCGAGGACAAGCTGCGCGCCATCCAGGAGCTCCCGCACCCGGTGGGTATGGTCGGCGACGGCGTGAACGACGCCCCCACCCTGGCCGCGGCCGACCTGGGGGTGGCCATGGGCAGCGGCACCCAGGTAGCGCTCGAGGCGGCCGGGGTGGCGCTCGTCGAGCCCAACCTGACCCGGCTCGCCCACTTCCTCCAGCTCGCCCGCGCGGCGCTCGGCAACATCTACGCCAACGTCGCCGTGGCCCTGGGGCTCAAAGCGGTCTTTCTGGTCACCACCCTGCTCGGCTACACCGGGCTGTGGCTCGCAGTCATGGCCGACACGGGGGCGACGCTGCTGGTCACCGCCAACGCCTTGCGTCTGCTGGCCTGGCGGCCGCGCGGGTCCATGGGTTAGGCACGGAAGAATTTACCCCACCCGGCCCACGAGGCGGCTAGAATGAACCCATGGGCCGCTACCGCTACCTCGCCTCCATAGCCGCCAAGGCACGCGCTCTGCGCCCCTTGGCGGCGCTGGCCATGCTGATCGCCCTCCTCGCCGCATGCCACCCGGGTGCGCCCGGCCCGGGCCCGGGCCAGCCCGGCGAACCTCCAGCCCCGTCCAGCCCCTTTTCCACCCCGCTGCCCGACACCCCCGGTGCTCAGGGTGTAGCCCAGAAGGTCTGGTGCCCCGACGCCCAGAACTCCGGTCGCGGGTTTCACCGGGTCAGCTCGCTGGACGACCTCCCCACCGATCCCGTGGGCGACGGGGAAAACAACTGCTACATGGAGGCCTTCGACACCTCGGTCTTTTCGACCGACGGCCGGCCCGTCAGCGGCTGCGCGAACCTGGACCTCACCAAGTTCTCCGGTCACGACTGCGTCGAGGCGGCGGACGCGGACGCCCTCAAGCAGGCGGTCGCCCAAGCCAAGCGGCGCGTCATCGTAGTGACGCACGACCTCGAGCTCGGCCCGAAACAGGCCCCCACGGCCCGAAGGGCGCAGGAGGACGTCTGGATCATCGGCCGCTACGACCCCTCCACCCGGCGTCCGGTGCTCCTCCGGCAACCCCAGGAAACCTACACCGTCTACCTCTGGGCCCCCGACGTTCCCGTGTGGCGCCTGACCGTGATCAACCTGCGGGTCCACGCCCAGGGCGTGGTCTTCGCCCCCGGCCGGAAGCAGACCCGGGGGACGGTCACCCTTCAGTCCATCACCGCCAAGAGCACCCAGCGGCTCATCATGTACGGCTTCGAAACCCCGGCGCATGGACCGGGCGGACCCGACGACCCCGTGAGCAGCTACCCCGACCTCACGCCCTGGCCCATCGACGACGCGCTCTACATGCGCGCCGTGCTGGCCCGCGGCGGGGCCACCCACTCCGTCTACGTGGACCGCATCCACACCAGCTGGGCCGAGGACGTGATCCTCCTTCCCCCCTTCGCCTCCGGCAAGCACGCGGCCAAGTTCGATTCCCAGAACGTCGTGGTTTACGACTCCGTCTTCGCCAACACGGGGCTGCACAACCAGCCCTTTGACGACCCCGAATGGCGCGACGCCTGGTTCTACCAGGGGCCGGTGCACGGCAACAACGCGGGCATGTCGCTCGCCTCGTGCAGCCGCGTGGTGCTCGACCACGTGACCGTTTACGACCACTACAAGAAGAGCGCGTCCAACGCCCACGCCATCCAGTGGCAGCCGAGGACGATCCTCGGCGGCGCCTGCGACATGCCCATGAGCTACTACCCGGAAGACTACCCCACCTCCCCCTACCACGGACCGGCGTACTACCAGGGCGTGCTTTACCCGCACTCCCCCTTCTGGGACGACGCCTTTTGGGACGCGATCGACGACACCCGCCTCGACGATCCCGGCATGATCGTCTCCCACGTCACCAACACCGCCGTTCACCACACCGACGACGGGCTCACCAACCCGGCCAACCTCTTCGCGCTGGGCACCACCGGAACCTACCCGGTGACCCGAAAGTTCCAGTTCGCCAAGCTGGTGATCTTCCCCGACGAGGTGCCCGCGAAGTGGAAGGAGCGTCAGCGGGTGGTGGTGAACCACAACTGCCTGGACGACGGCTACGAGCCGGATCACGAGGTGCACAACTACATTCCGGCGGGCGCGGAGGACCCCAACGACCCCTCGCGTCACGCCCGCGACAACACCGACAAGTTCGTGGTGGTCGGCCCCCTGGGCTGTGCCGCGGACGGCGCGGTGGACGATGCGGTGCGGGAGCGGCGCAATGCCTTCCTGGCCTCGCTCGAGCCGCCTCCCTGGCTCGGCTGGTAGCCCGCTCAGGGCTCGGTGCGCTCGAAGCGCAGCCGCTCGCGGTTCTTCCGAACCCGGTCGGGGGTGAACACCTCTCCGTTCATGGCGATGTACACCCCCGCCGGAAGCAGCTGCACCGCGGCGACCGCGTAACCGATGTTGAACTCGGCGTCCGAGCCCAAGAAGCGCGCCGGCTGCATGGCCCCCACGAGCACGACCGTCTTGCCGGGCACGCCCGCGAGCGCCCGGGCCGTTTCCACCATCGTGTCGGTGCCGTGGGTGATGAGCACCCGCCGCGCCGGACTGGCCGCCACCGCCTCGCGGATCCGCGCGCGGTCGGCCTCGGTCATCTCCAGGCTGTCCTTCTTGAAGAGCGCCTCGATCGCGTAGGGGAAGTTGACGCGCGCCTCCTCCAGCAGCTTGCTGATCTGCGGATCGCCCACGGTGTAGTCGTCTTTGGCGTCGTAGTAGATCTTGTCGATGGTGCCGCCGGTGGTGAAGATCTGGACAAACTCGGGTTCGGAGGTCGGGTTCACGAGGTCAGGATACCCGAGCCAGCGTTGCTTCACGAACAGGGGTGGTCGTTATTTTACGAAGAGTAATATAAGACTGTATTGTTTTAATTTTTTGAATAATGTAAAATAAGGCGTGGGCGCAAGCTGGTTTTCTGCACAAAGTCCGGGTGATCTCTTTCCTCTCGGGGGCGGCGTTTTTGCGTTCGTCCCGCACCCGCTCCCACCACGGCTCGACCTCGACCATGAGCTGTCCAGGCTGCTCGCCGATGCCGCCTTGGCCTTGGGGCGCCTCGACGGTTTGGGGCACAGATTACCCAACCCCCATCTCCTTATCAGGCCCTTTGCCCGCATCGAAGCCGTCGGCTCTTCGCGCATCGAAGGAACGCGGGCCTCTCTGATGGATCTCTACGCCGCCGAGGCGGAGGTGCCTCTTTTTCCGCCACCCGAGATCAAGGACGACGCTCTCGAAGTCCGAAATTACGTCAGAGCCCTTGAAACAAGCGTCGCCATGCTGCATGAGCTGCCCATCAGCATTCGCCTTTTGCGCAAGGCGCATCAGACCCTGATGGAGGGGGTTCGGGGAAAAAATCGGGGTCCCGGCGAGCTGCGAAGAGGGCAGAACTGGATCGGCGGTCACGATCTTCCTTCCGCTACCTACGTACCGCCACCACATCACCTGGTTCCCGGTTTACTAGCGAGCCTCGAGCGGTATATCAATCAAGAATCCACCCGCTACCACCCCCTCATCGATCTGGCTCTGGTTCACTATCAGTTCGAGGCCATTCACCCATTTTGGGACGGCAACGGCCGGATCGGAAGGTTGCTCATCACCTTGATGCTGCTCGATAAGGGGTTGCTCAGCCAGCCCCTGCTCTACCTAAGTGCGTATTTCGAGGATACGCGGGAAGACTACTACAGACTCCTGGGAAAGGTAACGAACGAAGGCGACTGGCGTTCCTGGGTTGGGTATTTCCTTCGCGGCGTTCTTACCCAGGCCAACGACGCCCTCAAGCGATCGGCTCGTTTGGTGGAGCTGCGGGAACAATACCGCTCGGTGCTGCAGGGCGCCCATGCCAACAGCACCCTGCTGCTGG is part of the Oceanithermus desulfurans genome and harbors:
- a CDS encoding alpha/beta fold hydrolase, producing the protein MNHATSADGTRIAWTAEGSGPPVVLVHGITENLRAWDPVARRLAGERTVVRLDLRGHGASERADGYGLAAMVADAIAVIEAAGVARPDVVGHSLGGLVATALGNAYPVRSVANVDQPLALAGFKAMLEPLRAPLEDPATFGPVMEQLMGQLEGERLDPAERTRLQALRRPLQEAVLGIWHDVWVLSEDDLAVLVNELLEGYRTPYLALHGIDPGPDYVDWLAARIPGAAVEVWPDYGHYPHLVDPDRFVERLRTFWAGA
- a CDS encoding ArsR/SmtB family transcription factor; its protein translation is MARDDDAVCTTLTLHPEALERARAALPDADTIARASVLLKALADPTRMRILLAMKQGELCVCDLSHLLGMSQSAISHQLRVLRDTRLVSWRREGRQVFYQLADQHVEEILEDALEHARE
- a CDS encoding heavy metal translocating P-type ATPase, translated to MSADVRELTFDVEGLDCADCAVKIEKAVRELPGAKEVSVAYGSGKLFVKLDAEAAPEAVAKVVEPLGYRVRPEGEPPGEAPWWRNPKVKMLGVSAGFIVLALLTQLIWPAAARWVWSAGALVSVAPLARKAWAVLRAGNGLDINALVSIAVVGAILIDAAPEALVVVFLFLIGEVLEGHAAARARGTLRELAKLAPTKARRLEADGSVREVPVELLAVGERVQVPAGERIPADAVVEEGTGAVDESMLTGESAPVPKQAGDPIYAGTVLLEGQLVARVTAPAEDSALAQIQKLVERADAMKSPTTRVIDRFARYYTPLVVVAAALAATVPPLLFAQPWEVWIYRGLALLLIGCPCALVLSAPAAVTSALARSGRMGVLVKGGDVLETAGRLASLAFDKTGTLTEGRPRLVRVWGADEREILPLVAALERSSAHPIAEAVLARAEELELEVPEAEDLDALPGAWVKGRVGDREVWVGSPAAAGGLPEGTRENGETASVVKLDGRTVAVLFFEDAPRPEAAEALERVRALGIETVILSGDREPAVRRLAEQLGGVAYRAELRPEDKLRAIQELPHPVGMVGDGVNDAPTLAAADLGVAMGSGTQVALEAAGVALVEPNLTRLAHFLQLARAALGNIYANVAVALGLKAVFLVTTLLGYTGLWLAVMADTGATLLVTANALRLLAWRPRGSMG
- a CDS encoding asparaginase domain-containing protein yields the protein MNPTSEPEFVQIFTTGGTIDKIYYDAKDDYTVGDPQISKLLEEARVNFPYAIEALFKKDSLEMTEADRARIREAVAASPARRVLITHGTDTMVETARALAGVPGKTVVLVGAMQPARFLGSDAEFNIGYAVAAVQLLPAGVYIAMNGEVFTPDRVRKNRERLRFERTEP
- a CDS encoding Fic family protein; this encodes MGASWFSAQSPGDLFPLGGGVFAFVPHPLPPRLDLDHELSRLLADAALALGRLDGLGHRLPNPHLLIRPFARIEAVGSSRIEGTRASLMDLYAAEAEVPLFPPPEIKDDALEVRNYVRALETSVAMLHELPISIRLLRKAHQTLMEGVRGKNRGPGELRRGQNWIGGHDLPSATYVPPPHHLVPGLLASLERYINQESTRYHPLIDLALVHYQFEAIHPFWDGNGRIGRLLITLMLLDKGLLSQPLLYLSAYFEDTREDYYRLLGKVTNEGDWRSWVGYFLRGVLTQANDALKRSARLVELREQYRSVLQGAHANSTLLLVVDHLFSRPVFTVRQLETELGISFATANKAVARLTQAGILTELTGQRRNRLFAANAVLDLL